The genomic window TATTTGTTCTTTTGATCTACTCCGGAACGAAACGAAAGAGACGCGAGCTGGCCAAATTTGCGGAGGAGCGGATTCTGCCGCGGCTGGTAATCGGCGTCAGCAGATGGAGAACGAACCTGAAGCACGGCCTGTTCGTCGCCGGCGTTATTTTTCTTCTGCTCGGCCTGCTGGGTCCGCGGTGGGGATTTCATTGGGAGGACATCAAACGGCGCGGCGTGGACCTGGTCGTTGTGCTGGACACCTCGGAGAGCATGTTGAGCCAGGACGTCAAGCCGAATCGGCTCGAGCGGGCCAAGCGCGAGATCTATGATCTGGTGAAAATGGTACGGGGAGACCGGTTGGGGCTGGTGGTTTTTTCCGGCGCGGCTTTTGTACAGTGTCCCCTGACGCTGGATTACGGAGCGTTCCTCATGTTTCTCGATTACATTGATACGACCATTGTCCCGCAAAAAGGCACGAATCTGGGTGAGGCGCTCCAGGTGGCGACGGGTTCGTTTGATGAACAGAAACGCAGTTCCAAGGCGATCATCCTGATCTCCGACGGCGGCAACCTGCAGGGCGACCCGAAGGCGGCGGCAAAAATGGCCAAAGAAAAAGGCGTCAGAATTTACACGATCGGGATCGGCCGTGAAGACGAAGAATCGCCGATCCCGGTGAGCAGCGGGTTCAAATACAGCGAAGGCAGAATGGTAACCACGAAACTGGAGGACGAAATGCTCCAGGAGATCGCTCTCTCTACGGGAGGCGCCTATGTGCGCTCGGTAACCGGAGACATCGATCTCGAGAAGATATATTATGAGGAAATCAACCAGAAAATGGAAAAGCGCGAACTTCAGGGGGCGCGAGCGAAGCGGTGGGAGGAGCGCTTCCAATGGCCGTTGTGGGTGGCGACGCTGCTCCTGGCGCTCGAGATTGTGGTGGCGGAGAGACAACGTCATGCGACTGATTAGAATCTCTCTTTGTTTTTTTCTGCTTCTCCTTTCCATGAATTCCGCATCCGCGGAGAGCCTGGCGAGCAAAGTGCGCCGGGCAAATTCCTTTTTCAGAGACGGGAAATATCAGGATGCCCTGAAAAAATATCAGGAGGCGCAGGTCGAGGCGCCCGCCGACGAACGGGTGATGTTCAATCTGGGCAACGCACAATACAAGTTGAATGAGAGCGAACGAGCGCTGTCGGAATATCTGCAGGCCGCGCAGACGGAAGACCCGAAGCTGCGGGCGCAGAGCAACTATAATGCCGGCAACGCTCTTTACCGGATGGGAAAACTCGAGGAAGCGGTTCAGCAGTATCTCAAAGCCCTCGAAGACAATCCCGAAGATGAGGACGCCAAGTACAACATGGAATTCGTGCGTCGCGAAATCCGCCGCCGCATGGAGCAACAACAGCAGCGGGAGCAGGATCAGGAGCAGCAGTCCCGAAGCCAGGAGAATAAAAAGCAGGAGAACTCGTCAAACCAGCAAGATCAGCAGAACGAGAATGAACAGCAGCAGAAGCAGGAAAAGCAGCAGAATGAGAATCAGCAGGAACAGCAATCTTCTCCCCAAGGGTCCCCGGAGTCGCAAGACGCCGAATCTCGTGCCGGAGAACAAGCTTCAACGGCCGCGGTCGCCGAGGCAATGAGCAAAGAAAACGTCGAGCGCTACCTTGAGGCTATCGAAGCCGAAAGCGCTCAGAACATGAAGGAATTCCTCAGGCGGCGATATCATGGCGAAGTCGTGGCCAATCCTGAAGACTGGTGAGCGAGGACGGCGCGGCGCCGATTAACGAGGCGGCATTGCTTGGAAGACCAGTGAAGGATCAAGATATGAGGGTCAGCGATACAGGAGTATCTGGAAAATCGGGAGGACTGACATCTGCAATGTGGCGCACACTTGTTTCCGGAGCAAATCGACGAATGCGCGGCTTTCTTCTTGCAGTCCTGGTGCCGGCGGCCATCAATTTTTCCCCCTCCCCGATAGTGCGCGATGTCGTCGCCGAACCGGCGGTGACGCTGCAACTCGGTACTTCTCAGGCCGAGATCGGCGATCGTATTCCTTTAAGAATAGTCGTTGAAGGCAAGAACGACTTCAGCGAACCTATCTTGCCGCCTGTCAGCGGGCTCGAGATCGTTTTCCAGGGGCGCGCCCAAAGCGTTCAGATAGTGAACATGCAGGTGAACTCGTCGAAAATCTTCAATTACATAATCATTCCTCAGCAGGTGGGCGATTACACGCTGGGCCCCGCGCACGTGGAGTATGCGGGCGCAAGCGTGACAAGCAATTCGGCCAGCCTGAAAGTGGCCGCGTCGAACGGAACGCGTCCGGCGTCAAAGAAAGAAAGGGGCGTTCTGATCGAGGCGAGCGTCGATAATGATAAGCCTTACCTGGGGCAGCAGGTTACGCTGCTGTTCCGTTTCGCCAGAACGGCCGGCGCCCGCATCCGCAATGCAGGATATGAGCTGCCCGACCTATCCTCGTTCTGGAGCGAGGGAGTCGAGAGCAGGCGGGAATACGCTCAAAATATAAATGGTCTGGACTATCTCGTGACTGAGATAGCGATTCCGCTGTTCCCCGTCAAGGAAGGAGAGCTGACGATCGGACCGGTCGTGTTGCGGTACGATGAAGTTGTTGCGAGCCGGAGCGAGCCTCAGTCTTCCTCATTTCAGGATCCGTTCGGGAGAAGCGTCTTCGATGACGACTTCTTCAAGATGTTCCGATCGGAAAATATCGTGAAGCGGACGGCCCAAACCGGCCCGATTACCGTTCACGTGAGACCAATTCCGTCGCAGGACCGGCCGGAGGAATACGGGGGAGGCGTCGGCAAGTTCAGCATGATGGCCAGATTGAGCAGCGACCAGGTGAAGGTGGGCGAATCAATCACACTCACGCTCTCGTTGAGCGGCGAAGGCAATATCAGGGACCTTGCCGACCCGAAAGTCGAAATGAAGGACGTCAAGATATATTCGGACAACCCTGCGGTCACCGTCAAGAATTATCACGAAAAAATCGTCGGCGAAAAAGTATATAAATTTGCGCTGGTACCGCAACAGGCGGGGCGACTGCAGATCCCGGAGATCGCGATCCCCTACTACAATCCCGAATCGGAGCGGTTCGAGTTTGCATCGTCTACCATGCTGGAAGTGGAGGTGCTGCCCGCGGAAAAGGAAACGCTGGTGCTCAAAAAAGCAGACGGCTCCGGAAAAAGTCCTGCAGCATCCGCCTTGGATGACCTCCTCCCGATTCATGAGCGGATCGGCCAGATGCAAAGCAGCCAACTGGGGGTCTGGCTCCGCCGCATCAGGCCGCTGGCATATCCCCTGCCGATCCTCGTGTATGCCTTCTGCTTTGTCTACGCCAGGCGGCGGGAGCGTCTCAGGACCGATGTCGCGTACCGGCGCCTGAAGTTCGCCTCCAGAACCGCAGAGGCATATCTTGCGGATGCAGAAGACTCATTCAACCGAAAGGATTTCAAAACCGTTTTCTCCAAAACGGCGAAAGCGGTCTCCGAATACATCGCCGCCAAACTGAATATCGCTTCAGCCGGATTGACGCCCGTCGAGATTGAGGAGCTTCTGACGGCTCGCGGCGCGCAACCGGAAGTGGTAAGCGAGCTGAGGGAATTTCTGGATTTCTGCGATTACGGGCGCTTTACGTCTTCGAGGAAAAGCTCGAACGCCGCCCGCGACTGCATGGCGAGGGCGCGCCGGCTACTTGAGCGCCTCGAGGATGAGGAGGGTATCGGCCGATGAAGCTGAATCTGCATGCAAATCCTGCTCAAACGGCAGTTGCCCTTTTGCTGAGCCTCCTCGCAATCTGTTCACTGGCGCAGGGCGAG from Candidatus Abyssobacteria bacterium SURF_5 includes these protein-coding regions:
- a CDS encoding VWA domain-containing protein — translated: MFVAGVIFLLLGLLGPRWGFHWEDIKRRGVDLVVVLDTSESMLSQDVKPNRLERAKREIYDLVKMVRGDRLGLVVFSGAAFVQCPLTLDYGAFLMFLDYIDTTIVPQKGTNLGEALQVATGSFDEQKRSSKAIILISDGGNLQGDPKAAAKMAKEKGVRIYTIGIGREDEESPIPVSSGFKYSEGRMVTTKLEDEMLQEIALSTGGAYVRSVTGDIDLEKIYYEEINQKMEKRELQGARAKRWEERFQWPLWVATLLLALEIVVAERQRHATD
- a CDS encoding tetratricopeptide repeat protein; amino-acid sequence: MRKSTRKWKSANFRGRERSGGRSASNGRCGWRRCSWRSRLWWRRDNVMRLIRISLCFFLLLLSMNSASAESLASKVRRANSFFRDGKYQDALKKYQEAQVEAPADERVMFNLGNAQYKLNESERALSEYLQAAQTEDPKLRAQSNYNAGNALYRMGKLEEAVQQYLKALEDNPEDEDAKYNMEFVRREIRRRMEQQQQREQDQEQQSRSQENKKQENSSNQQDQQNENEQQQKQEKQQNENQQEQQSSPQGSPESQDAESRAGEQASTAAVAEAMSKENVERYLEAIEAESAQNMKEFLRRRYHGEVVANPEDW
- a CDS encoding protein BatD; the encoded protein is MSEDGAAPINEAALLGRPVKDQDMRVSDTGVSGKSGGLTSAMWRTLVSGANRRMRGFLLAVLVPAAINFSPSPIVRDVVAEPAVTLQLGTSQAEIGDRIPLRIVVEGKNDFSEPILPPVSGLEIVFQGRAQSVQIVNMQVNSSKIFNYIIIPQQVGDYTLGPAHVEYAGASVTSNSASLKVAASNGTRPASKKERGVLIEASVDNDKPYLGQQVTLLFRFARTAGARIRNAGYELPDLSSFWSEGVESRREYAQNINGLDYLVTEIAIPLFPVKEGELTIGPVVLRYDEVVASRSEPQSSSFQDPFGRSVFDDDFFKMFRSENIVKRTAQTGPITVHVRPIPSQDRPEEYGGGVGKFSMMARLSSDQVKVGESITLTLSLSGEGNIRDLADPKVEMKDVKIYSDNPAVTVKNYHEKIVGEKVYKFALVPQQAGRLQIPEIAIPYYNPESERFEFASSTMLEVEVLPAEKETLVLKKADGSGKSPAASALDDLLPIHERIGQMQSSQLGVWLRRIRPLAYPLPILVYAFCFVYARRRERLRTDVAYRRLKFASRTAEAYLADAEDSFNRKDFKTVFSKTAKAVSEYIAAKLNIASAGLTPVEIEELLTARGAQPEVVSELREFLDFCDYGRFTSSRKSSNAARDCMARARRLLERLEDEEGIGR